The Fusobacterium russii ATCC 25533 DNA window ATATTTTCCACATCAAAGGCATGACATGGTGTTACAGCATAAACCATAGAACAATGAGGACACTCGTATTCAAAAGTTGTCATTGTGATTTCTTTGTTACATTCTTTACAAATGAATGTCGCAGGGAAGGGCATCATTTGGTCATAGAAGCCCATCATTCTAAGTTTTGCTTGAACTTGTTTACCATCTTCAAATTTTCCTGAACAACCGTCGTGCATAAAAACCTCCTTATAAAATTATATTAGATTGAATTTTTTTAAATCTTCATCTACTGTTGTCATTCCGGCTATACAAAAATTTTCCACTAAGACTTTTGCTACATTTGGTGATAGGAAAGCCGGTAGTGTTGGTCCTAGATGAATGTTTTTAACACCTAAATACAGTAGAGCAAGTAAAACAATTACAGCCTTTTGTTCATACCAAGCGACATTAAATGCTATAGGTAAGTCATTTATATCATTAAGTCCAAAGACTTCTTTTAATTTTAAAGCTACTACTGCCCATGAATATGAATCATTACATTGACCGGCGTCTAAAACTCTAGGTATACCATTTATATCTCCTAAGTTTAATTTGTTATATCTGAACTTAGCACAGCCTGAAGTTAAAATTATAGTGTCTTTAGGTAATTTTTCTGCAAATTCTGTGTAGTAATCTCTCTTTGCCATTCTTCCATCACAGCCACTCATAACTATAAATTTTCTAATAGCACCTGATTTTATATTTTCAACAATAGTATCAGCTAAACTTAAAACTTGATTGTGAGCGAAACCACCTACAATTTCTCCACTTTCTATTTCATTAGGTGCTTGACAAGTTTTTGCCAACTCAATCACCTCAGAAAAATCTTTTGTTCCATCTTTGTTTACTTTAATTCTTTTCCAGCCCGGGAATCCGGCAGCATTAGTAGTAAAAACTCTATCTTTATATGAAGCATTTTTTAATGGTGGAACTATACAGTTTGTTGTGAAAACAATAGGTCCATTAAAATTAGTAAAATCTTTTCTCTGATCCCACCAAGCATTTCCATAATTCCCATAGAAGTGAGCATACTTTTTTAATTCAGGATAAAAATGACCCGGTAACATTTCTGAGTGAGTATATATATCAATACCACTATCTTTACTTTGTTCCAGCAGTTGTTTTAAATCATAAAGGTCATGACCGCTTATTAATATTCCCGGTCTTGTTCCGGCACCTATTTTGATTTTTGTCATTTCTGGATTACCAAATGCAGAAGTATTAGCTTCATCAAGTAATGCCATAACTTTTACACCATGATGACCGCAATCTAAAACTAAAGCTATTAAGTCCTCCACTGATAAGCTGTCATCTATACTTGCAAGGAGAGCTTTTTCTGTAAATTCAAAAATATCTTCCTGTGTTTTACCCAAGTTCATTGCATGTTCAGCATAGGCAGCCATACCTTTTAAACCATATATTAATAGCTCTCTTAAAGATCTTATATCTTCATTTTTTGTTCTTAAAACTCCAACAACATCTTGTTTGTCAGCATAAGCTTGTAATTCTTCATCTGAATCAAAATGCCAGTTTATAATTTCACTGCCATAT harbors:
- the hcp gene encoding hydroxylamine reductase — encoded protein: MSTNNMFCYQCQETAQGTGCTTIGVCGKKADTSALQDLLIYTAKGLAIYSSILRKREEAKKLILDKVNRYLVNSLFVTITNANFDDEAIINEIKEGLKLREDLKKYIKDSDKNMVERYGSEIINWHFDSDEELQAYADKQDVVGVLRTKNEDIRSLRELLIYGLKGMAAYAEHAMNLGKTQEDIFEFTEKALLASIDDSLSVEDLIALVLDCGHHGVKVMALLDEANTSAFGNPEMTKIKIGAGTRPGILISGHDLYDLKQLLEQSKDSGIDIYTHSEMLPGHFYPELKKYAHFYGNYGNAWWDQRKDFTNFNGPIVFTTNCIVPPLKNASYKDRVFTTNAAGFPGWKRIKVNKDGTKDFSEVIELAKTCQAPNEIESGEIVGGFAHNQVLSLADTIVENIKSGAIRKFIVMSGCDGRMAKRDYYTEFAEKLPKDTIILTSGCAKFRYNKLNLGDINGIPRVLDAGQCNDSYSWAVVALKLKEVFGLNDINDLPIAFNVAWYEQKAVIVLLALLYLGVKNIHLGPTLPAFLSPNVAKVLVENFCIAGMTTVDEDLKKFNLI